The genomic stretch AGAGATGATCAGATGCCTATTTATATCTATGCTCTAGCCAGAGATATGATCAGATGCCTATTTCTATCTATGCTCTAGCCAGAGATATGATCAGATGCCTATTTCTATCTATGCTCTAGCCAGAGATATGATCAGATGCTTATTTCTATCTATGCTCTAGCCAGAGATATTATCAGATGCCTATTTCTATCTCTGCTCTAGCCAGAGATATTATCAGATGCCTATTTCTATCTATGCTCTAGCCAGAGATATTATCAGATGCCTATTTCTATCTATGCTCTAGCCAGAGATATTATCAGATGCCTATTTATATCTATGCTCTAGCAAAACTGCTCTTCCCGCATCAGGAGCTAGTCCCGATAACTTAAATGGCCTTCACGTCTGACGAAAATCgccgcttaaaactagtttgaTTTTTCGCGCTTTTCACATGTggagcgattttgatttgacttgaacACCAACTGAAATCGCGTGAAAGTTGGGGGAACTACAGGTGGTAGAAAGTCCTCCGTTTGAAAGGTACTTTTACAGAATTAGCAGATGCACACAGTCCGCCAAAAGATGATTGGTTCATGATTTTACCCATGGGACCCCCTCTCTGTTGTGTGGAGGTGTGGCCTACATCATGGACGAGAAGCTGGGCAACTGCACCGTGACGTCAATAGAGCGTGACGTCTTTGATGATAGAGCCGCTGCTGACGTCACACACGTGCGACTGAGAACGGCGGTGGAGTTCTTCGACCTAGACAACACGAAGCCTGTCTACATGGGACCGGTCAGTTCTGCTGACAGGGGGgatagggggggagggggggggggggtcaggggtGATGACTGTTTATTGGAGAGGTTGAATGACGCGAATTCGCACATGTATATAGATAGTTTAAATCAAAGTTTGAGAGCAGACGTTATAATTATACAGTGTAagctagcccccccccccctttccagaTGTAAGggcaccctccacccccccccccccactccccccccccccctccgcccctcTGCTGAAGACTGTGTATTACCCCTATTGTTAGCATGACAACGTCGGGTAAACTCTTGCCCTCACTAAAACACAGTTTCGTCAAATGCATTTATTAATGTAACTAATTAATCTCGTATCTATTAATGATTTAATCAATTCAtcaatttattcatttatttatgtattagttatttgtcttttcttttaatCATTTACTTATCTGTAATTGTTTAGATATTGGAACAGGGCATAAGACATGTTTAGATATTAGAACAGGGCATAAGACATGTTTAGATATCGGAACAGGGCATAAGACATGTTTAGATATTGGAACAGGGCATAAGACATGTTTAGATATTGGAACAGGGCATAAGACATGTTTAGATATTGGAACAGGGCATAAGACATGTTTAGATATTGGAACAGGGCATAAGACATGTTTAGATATTGGAACAGGGCATAAGACATGTTTAGATATTGGAACAGGGCATAAGACACGTTTAGATATTGGAACAGGGCATAAGACATGTCAAGAAAGACTGAGTGAGGTGAAATAAGTGAGAAACGTATGTCCCCAGAGAACTGTGCGAGGCCTACCGTGTGAGACGTGGATCGCCAACAAGGCGGACTACCCCCCCGGCTCCAACAACACGGCCACACTGGAGTGGTCCTTCAGGGCGGTACGTTTATCTAAACAGACCTTAAGTCACTCGTGGTTAACGTTAACTGGAGTGGTCTTTCAGGGCGGTACGTTCATCTAAACAGACTTTAAGTCACTCGTGGTTAACATTAACTGGAGTGGTCCTTCAGGGCGGTACGTTCATCTACACAGGCCTTAAGTCACCCATGGTTAACATTAACGTAACCGCAAGCCACATCTGGCATTGCGCAACACACCCCACGCGAGGAGAAGATCGTTACCAAATCAGCTTACCACATGCAGACCGTAAAATCGCCTAGTTGTACGGCCTGTGGCCAGAAGGCTGTGAGCTTTGTCTCGGTTGCGCAACTTAGGCAAACCTTGACTATCACTACAGTACTCTCTGCCCCACGGAGCGCCCGTAGCAGATACCTGCGCCAGGGGTGTCGATGGGCGTTGGCAATCGCGCAAAATGTTGCCATCATCTTTCTAGAGCTACCGATCGTTTTACGATTTTCCTCTGAGATGTGGCTAAGCTCATGTCCGTtatgctactcttacactgtgccgaattgtccttgcgaatagaattttccaataattcgcaatgatcgggacatggtcgcaagacattcgtaaatgttcttaaccattcgccaccattcgtctcttgtttcgaACAAAGCAACATGTTTATAATATTGGCAAGGACATcatattcttaactttttttgcaagtattcgcaagacattcgtaaccATCGCTTTGTGTTTGTAACGCTCGCAACCATTCgctatgcctgtcttacactgtgctgaatatccttgcgaacattcgtaatcatGCATCGCAATGTActcgtaacgctcgcaaggcattcgcaaccattcgctATGCCTGTCTTttactgtgccgaatatccgtGCGAATATTCGTAATCATGCATCGCAATGTActcgtaacgctcgcaaggcattcgcaaccattcgctATGCCTGTCTTttactgtgccgaatatccgtGCGAATATTCGTAATCATGCATCGCAATGTActcgtaacgctcgcaaggcattcgcaaacattcgTGATGCcagtcttacactgtgccgaatattctTGCGAATATGGATTATTATGCATTCAcaatgatcggtagacattcgcaagcactcgcaatcattcgtaagacattcgcaaggattctttaggcttcgaatggtcaatattgttcctgtccattcgtctttgttttttttattaatacaacatgttcatatacacatttcttgcgaatgtcttaagaatggttgcgagtgcttgcgaatatGTTGCATTGCGAGAgctacgaatacctttacgatgattacgaatggcttgcgatacttacgagtacgttgcgaacAAGTGAAGAATATGCCTTCCTTGCGAAGACAAGCAGTCCACAATAAGCAGTCGGTTAAATTCATCATTTGATTACAGAAACAGTCGATGTGAATCTGTCGCCATCATTATCTTGTCAATGCAAGTACACGCGTACCTATATTACAGGACAACTGGACGTCAACACTGGACCAGCAGGCGCTGCTGAGTGGCGGCACACCGGTGCAGATGCATCTAGAGTTGGCTGGGGAAGAGTACGACAACAACTTCTTCCATTTCTTCAAGTCGCGACCTGACGTGCTGGCTTTTGACGTGTCGCCCTGCTTCCTACACAGGGGGAGGCGCAACTTTGACTTTGCCATCTCCAGTAAGTCACCTTATTCTGACTTTGCCATCTCCAGTAAGTCACCTCATTCTGACTTTGCCATCTCCAGTAAGTCACCTTATTCTGACTTTGCCATCTCCACTAAGTCACCTCATTCTGACTTTGCCATCTCCAGTAAGTCACCTCATTCTGACTTTGCCATCTCCAGTAAGTCACCTCATTCTGACTTTGCCATCTCCAGTAAGTCACCTCATTCTGACTTTGCCATCTCCAGTAAGTCACCTCATTCTGACTTTGCCATCTCCAGTAAGTCACCTCATTCTGACTTTGCCATCTCCAGTAAGTCACCTCATTCTTACTTTGCAATATGCAGTAAGTCAcgtcatttgtgaccctccaccacggaatgagtcgcatgtcgcctttaaagagtttgttatgctctatccagtggtgaagaccgttttagaaaagagcaaaaactgtttaagttataagcctgtgactaaggtgaccctcacactgttacaaggggtcctgatttggcctattatggaccgctggacccgaaaagcaacagctaactaactaacactgttacaagacactcccgggacttatattaagcttagcgaagaaccgcgcgaggtgacatgcgactcatttcgtggtggagggtcacattttgacTTTGACATTTGAACTAGGTCACGTCATTATGACGTTGCCATCTCCGGTAATTTGGTTCATTTTACTAAGCAATTTGAATAAAGTCAcgtcattttgactttgactttGCCGTCTTAAGAAAGTCACGTCATTTTAAATGTGCCATATCCAGTACGTCATGTCATTTTGGCTTTGCTATCTGAAGTAGTTCACGTCATTCTGACTTTACCATCTCCAGTAACATCACATCATTTTGAATTTGACATCTCCAGAAAGTTTTTTGTTTAGCCATCTACAGGAAATCTTAGTGAGATTACCTCATTTTGTCTTTGCAATCTTCAATGAGTTACGTCATTTTGACTTTGGCATCTATAGTAAGTCACGTCTTTCTGATTTTATCATATTAAGTAAGTTTTGTCATTCTGACTATGCCATGTCCCGTAAGTTACGTCATTTGGACTTTAACATTTGAGTACGTCACGTCATTTGGACTTCGCTATCTGCAGTCACGTCACGTCATTTTCACCTTGCCACCTCAAGACAGTAACGTCATTTTCATTCAATCATTTGCAGTAAGTCGCGTCATTTCAACTCGAGCTTCTCTGTTCCTTGAGGCTGTGGATTTACAGTGATGTACAGTTATGACAAGAtaagcaataacaacaagagttttgtttgtgttcctAAAGTCCAGACATGTTGCAGACGATTTCCTGGCCAACGTCAAGCGCAACTTACGGGAGTTCAAGTTGTCGGTCCTGGCCTCTCTGGTCTACGTCACGGAGTTGTCTGCTCTTCGCATCGCTGACATCCAGGTGGACCGTTGATGCAATTCTCTCCgcgtgaaagaaaacaagtcttgataaacacacacacacacacacacacacacacacacacacacacacacacacacacacacacacacacacacacacacacacaatgacacatccACACATACGCCACACCCTCATCTTGATTTTcagtcaatgttaaaacatttactcaTAACTTTACTCAAtgtaaaaagaccaatgaagaaggatgatCGGCgcctagtaaaaaaaaaagagaacaaaagAAGATGTGAATGTCGTTTCCTCGTGCAGGTTGTGTTCCTGGACAATATCCACATCCGGGTATCCTTGCTGGACAAAGCGCCCATTTCCGGTGACGTCAGCAAGGTCCAAGCGCAGCCAGAACTGGACAACTCGGCCAACGCCTTGCTGCAGGTCATCAGAAACAACAGCTTCATCATCGGGGGCTTCGGACCTGATGGCCAGGTATGCAggagatgtagaggttacatgccgagtttcagtgattattaaaaaataatggtcgaagttagcggatcatgaaaaatgcgagcttcagcaataatggcaataacaaagacgcatggttccggtttcttcgacgtgtataaagtacacacatgcctcgccaggtttgtttctgtgactggtcaacagacgatgccatttgctttgtttgtgtttttgtgtgtgttgctaaCCGTGCATACAAAATAGATTACGTGTAAAATCAAACAACAAACCTTGCACAGTtcaagaagctgcaatctgattCTGAAGCGATCtttctctgattctagcagacggttttttcaatgtttgacACAAaagcagcaaactctcctgtctaCATGGAACGTCCTTGTacagtgcaatgttgaaatgaagttaccggtctgaaacatttagccgttgactttcttctgagacaatccttgttctcttatcatctacagatttaccgcagtcttcatcaCGCGAAgccccaacagaagtcagactttcgaacataaaATATACGtaagcaagcatgatacgtcgagtcatgacgtcatatgaatcctggcatattgacgtaatgccaaACATCCGGTTATTTCGAGtcttctccgtaatacatgtcaatggctttttcaatgttcggtcaTTTCCGTGGATAAATGCGCAAAGAGAAATGCGCACTAAACTGTCACTGTCGTCTGCAATCGACggcatggaccattctggtagttgttgctgacaaaaacatgattttaaaacaGAATATAATTTaagaatagcaatataaacgctattgtgttttcagcgtagcaatatgGTCCAATATTTTGACTCGAAAAAGTATAAtgcgtcggcattatactttaTACTtggggtaagtgattttggttgctgggtaagttaccgaaaaataactagccctacaagtttacagagagaaagaagcagaggggggaataagctCCGATATGACCCTTctctctcaacacacacacagacactcacacgcgcgcgcacacacattcacacacgcgcacacgtacgcgcgcgcacacacacacacacaaacacacacacacacacacacaaacacacactcacactccaTCCCTATCAGTGAGCCATACTGACCAGCATACTTGACAACAATCGTGGCCAAAGTGATGACACATCATTCATTTGCTGGCTTGTGTTCCAGATAACTGGCATACTCTTTGCTGTCAACACAGTCGGGGCCCCCGTCTGACACCTGGCCGTCTCACACCTGACCGTCTCACACCTGACCGTCTGACACCTGACCGTCTCACACCTGACCGTCTGACACCTGACCGTCTCACACCTGATCGTCTGACACCTGACCGTCTCACACCTGACCGTCTCACACCTGGCCGTCTGACACCTGACCGTCTCACAACTGACCGTCTGACACCTGACCGTCTCACACCTGACACCTGACCGTCTGACACCTGACCGTCTGACACCTGACCGTCTGACACCTGACCGTCTTACACCTGACCGTCTCACACCTGACCGTCTCACACCTGACTGTCTCACACCTGACCGTCTCACACCTGACCGTCTCACACCTGACCGTCTCACACCTGACCGTCTGACACCTGACCGTCTGACACCTGACCGTCTGACACCTGACCGTCTCACACCTGACCATCTCACACCTGACCGACTGACACCTCACCGTCTCACACCTGACCGTCTGACACCTGACCGTCTGACACCTGTCCGTCTCACACCTGACCGTCTCACACCTGACCGTCTCACACCTGACCGTCTCACACCTGATCGTCTGACACCTGACCGTCTCACACCTGACCGTCTGACACCTGACCGTCTGACACCTGACCGTCTGACACCTGACCGTCTGACACTTGACCGTCTGACACCTGCCCGTCTGTCACCTGACCGTCTGACACCTGACCGTCTGCCACCTGACCGTCTGCCACCTGACCGTCTGCCACCTGACCGTCTGCCACCTGACCGTCTGACACCTGACCGTCTGACACCTGACCGTCTGACACCTGACCGTCTGACACCTGACCGTCTCACAGCGGACCGTCTCACACCTGACCGTCTCACACCTGACCGTCTCACACCTGACCGTCTGACACCTGACCGTCTCACACCTGACCGTCTCCCACCTGACCGTCTCGCACCTGACCGTCTCGCACCTGACCGTCTCACACCTGACCGTCTCACACCTGACCGTCTCACACCTGACCGTCTCACACCTGACCGTCTCAGACCTGACCGTCTCACACCTCACCGTCTCACACCTCACCGTCTCACACCTGACCATCTCACACCTGACCGTCTCACACCTGACCGTCTCACACCTGACCGTCTCACACCTCAACGTCTCACACCTCACCGTCTCACACCTCACCGTCTCACACCTCACCGTGTCACACCTCACCGTCTCACACCTCACCGTCTCACACCTCACCGTCTCACACCTCACCGTCTCACACCTCACCGTCTCACACCTCACCGGTCTTTTACATGGTGTTAGCCCATCCTTATCTTGGACATATGTTTTTGATAAATCAAAATCTTAAAAAATAGTTCACACAAAAACAGTCGCTTTTACAAAATGAATTCATGTCAACATCCCACTCGGCACAGAGAACATCCGGGCTCTTCACTTTTGCTATttatccaagtggagggatgttcttttTCATGTTCtgatctcttcttcttcttcttcttcttcttcttcttctgcgttcctgggctgaaactcccacgtacactcgtgttttttgcacgaatggggatttacgtgtatgaccgtttttaccccgccattcaggcagccatacgccgctttcggatgatgcatgcttggtattttcgtgtttctataacccaccgaactctgacatggattacaggatctttttcgtgcgcacttggtcctgTGCTTGCGTGTCCACACGATCTAAAGTAAGCTGGCAGGAGAGTGCCTTTAAATGTAATCTTAGTTTACTTCTGGTTATATTTAATGGTTTtgctgtttcttcttttgtggTGTTCCTGTGTCATTTGTAATGCTGCTGTTCGTAGAGTTAGTACTGTTGATCAAATTATATAGATTTTCTCAAAAGTATGTGTGACAAATgcagtcttggcttctcttaaAACAAGCAACGCTCACATAGAAACATGGTTttgctttttatgttttattatttttatttttttattgtgttttttctttgttgattttgtcgtttgtcgttgtttttgttttgtgtcgtGCTAGTTTAATTATATGCACTGTTGTTGTGTTAAATTTAGACATCCGTCACCAAGATGGTGGTGTTGCCGGACAGTGTCCGAGAGTACGTGCACGAGAGTGACCTGGCTCTGACCAGCACCACGCCCAGCGTCACCACAACCACGCCCACAGCGGTCAGCAAGACATCTCCCACACCCTCCGCCTCCAAACTGCCGCCTGGCGTGTCTCAAACCACGCCCACCGGACAGAAAAGCACCCCCAGTGCTCAGAGAAGCACGCCCACGCCCATTTCGTCCAGAACGACTTCCAAAGAGTCAGGCACGACACGGAAGCCTAGTACCGGTCACGATGTGGGAAGCCCTGGTGGGGCCACGGGATATTCTCCCGGTGAGTGTGTTGCGTTCACGTTGGAGAGAAATATACAGCTCTAATtagaccccccaccccccctgcacacacacacagtttgtcATGCTTACCAGCTGACATGTTTCGTGCTGACGgcgaagggaagcaactgtaGTCAGTATAGTACGGACGTAATGATGACTGACCTCCCTTGGAAACACTTCCTGTAAAGGCGGTCCTTAAatagcccgaagtcgacttcttgAAAACTTCCCGAAGTCTTGTTACTTCGAGTTGTCGACTTGGCCTAATTAAGTACAAGCTTAACGCACACGCTACGTTGTAAGCATGGCTGAATAAACCCTGTTTTCCCGCCAACATCTTGTGTTTATATCACCAGCCAGCCCACTTCCAACTGAAGTTTTCGCGGAATCGACTTGGGTCTAAATTAATGACCGCCTTACCTTGCTTgtctgtttggtttaaacaaaatttttgtattcagaatttcttcgcatgaacagttgggacacgcactcaagcaaatgcttatatcacgtgaccagaacaatactaaattacacacattttcgtaatggtggacataacaacaataaaccagaagaacaaattgaaagaatggggatggggaactAACTAGAAACAaaagaatctacagaagataaaaagaaaagggagggggaggggggagaaagtactaacaaccacaaggagagactaggacgaaagcacataggaagagagcatcaagtctaagacatgcaacatgtaaattcaagtaaatgtaacaattttatggaaggcagtaattcTGTTTATTTGGTTGATTGCAAGATTGAAAGGTGATCTGGTTACCTGCTTGATTGatgacaataacaacactttatcgTCAATTAAAATTAATATATTAAAATGGAATATTCTTCTAAATACGTCAAGAATTGTGACCTGGACATTCACAAATACATAAAACACATAGATtattgttttcattatttatttgttttgtttacctCATTTGCATGCAGACTTCTTCAACCCTGAGTTGTTTTGgccttttttctgtctttttttcttgcaTTTGATTCTTTGTTTGTAAGGCGGGGAGCATCTCTCTCTAATTATTgacatgattgattgattgattgattaactgTTGGCTTTTCTATACCGTTCCAGGCGCCATGGGAGGGCTGGCGATGGGAACCCTGGCTCTGGGGGCCCTGCTCGGAACGGGCTCGGCTATCATCTTCATACGGCGCACGTCCCGAAGATAGTCCTTTCTGTCATGCTGACGTCACACCACATACACTACTCACTGACGTTACACCACATATACTACAAACTGACGTCACACCACAGACACTACTCACTGACGTTACACCACAGATACTACACACTGACGTCATACATCAGATACTACATACTGACGTCACACCACAGACACTACTCACTGACGTCACATCACAGACACTACTCACTGACGTCACACCACAGAAACTACACACTGACGTCACACCACAGACACTACTCACTGACGTCACATCACAGACACTACACACTGACGTCATACCATATATACTACTCACTGACGTCACACCACAGAAACTATAcacactgatgtcacaccacaAACACTACACACTGACGTCACACCACATACGATACTCACTGACGTCACACCATATACACTACACATTGACGTCAAACCACATACACTACTTACTGACTTCACTCCACAGAAACTACACACTGACGTCACACCACATACACTACTCACTGACGTCACACCACAGAGACTACACACTGACGTCACACCACATATACTACACACTGACGTCACACCACATGCACTACTCAATGACATCACACCACGTACACTACTCACTGACGTCACATTACTGACTCACGTCACACCACATGCACTACTGACGCCACACCACATACACTACATACTGACGTCACACCACATATACTACTCACTGACGTCACACCACAGAAACTATACACACTGACGTCACACCACAAACAATACACACTGACGTCACACCACATACGCTACTCACTGACGTCACACCATATACACTACACATTGACGTCAAACCACATACCCTACTTACTGACGTCActccacatacatgtacactacACACTGACGTCACACCACATACACTACTCACTG from Littorina saxatilis isolate snail1 linkage group LG16, US_GU_Lsax_2.0, whole genome shotgun sequence encodes the following:
- the LOC138951289 gene encoding uncharacterized protein, with amino-acid sequence MVWVVSLSLLLLASPVRARLDRQVCEQRQPTASPESEPQRPVVPDTFEVHVDCKIANANRSTEVHEYYDYANNRDVMHQIEYGSPYYLYYDYAQNEALTVFPKEKRCFVEQLSGDVNRFLFGYKTANGRGHVFSPSAALHVGFSGATTTYLGSGWARGVRVHTWYSCQYVPEFDASVNVYWSFTDPRSWDTAVGYPDTPVQCRVAGVAINQNDPMNGTHTFSHTYDFLHFKNFISRPEVFETPDDVVCAGRVNSRTVPDLPDAFSFTVEVVNVLDKQVSFMQEWYDYRLKVVQFRYVPGPYQSILYGGRPLREVHDFGTGVAYIMDEKLGNCTVTSIERDVFDDRAAADVTHVRLRTAVEFFDLDNTKPVYMGPRTVRGLPCETWIANKADYPPGSNNTATLEWSFRADNWTSTLDQQALLSGGTPVQMHLELAGEEYDNNFFHFFKSRPDVLAFDVSPCFLHRGRRNFDFAISNDFLANVKRNLREFKLSVLASLVYVTELSALRIADIQVVFLDNIHIRVSLLDKAPISGDVSKVQAQPELDNSANALLQVIRNNSFIIGGFGPDGQTSVTKMVVLPDSVREYVHESDLALTSTTPSVTTTTPTAVSKTSPTPSASKLPPGVSQTTPTGQKSTPSAQRSTPTPISSRTTSKESGTTRKPSTGHDVGSPGGATGYSPGAMGGLAMGTLALGALLGTGSAIIFIRRTSRR